TAAAGGAATTGGGAAAGAATGGCTAAGAAAAGAAGAAAAGGTCCCAACGCTCAAAGAAAAGCGGCACAACAACGGGCAAAGGTTTCCAACTTTTTCGGGCGCGGCATTATTGCGGCGGCTGTAATTGCAGGAATTGCCTTTGTTTACTCGGCTGTGCTTCCTGTTGTAGGAGAAAAAATAACGCCTTATATCAGCATACACGGACACGAAATAAGAGGCGGAGAAAACTTGGATTTGAGTGCAATAGAAGATATTCTGGAACTCGACGAAAACGCACACCTTTTTAATGTATCGACCCGAGAAATTTCCAAACAGATAGCAAAAATCGAAGGCGTGGAAAAAGTCAGAGTAAACAGAAGACCGTTTGAACAGTCGCTTGAAATAAGGATTACACAAAGAACGCCCAGATACCTGTTCGTTATAAACAACGAATTACTGTGGGCTGACAGATACGGATATTTGTGGGCGAGCGAAAACATTGAAACGAGAGGCAATATTCCTCTGATTGTCGGACTTCGAGTTTTCCAAAGCGAATTTGGGCGTCGAATCGTTCCCGAAGACCTTAAAAGGTTAGAAAGAACATATTTAAGCGTAAGAGGAACGGGGAGAAATGCAAACAATATAAGAAGTATGCATTTTAGGGATTTTGGGATTGTGGAATTTACGGCAAGCAATATTTCGGTGCCTGTTCGCCTGAACGGAACATTGAGGTTCGGACTTGACGATTTCGTAGTATTTGAAGATATTTTACGCAGAAACAGAAGAGCTCCCGTGCGCTATCTGGACGCGTTTGAAAATGTCGTTTATGCAAGATAGTATAGGGGGACATATTATGATAGATACTGAAAAAACATTAGTGGCTATTGACCTCGGCTCAAGATGGGTTAAGGTGGCAGTTGCAACACAGGACGAAGACGGAGAATTGCATATTCCCGCATACGCGATGCGCCAAGCAGAGGGCTTTTCTAACGGCGATGTGAAAAATATGGAGAAATTAAAAAGCTGCATTTATT
This portion of the Chitinivibrionia bacterium genome encodes:
- a CDS encoding FtsQ-type POTRA domain-containing protein, with protein sequence MAKKRRKGPNAQRKAAQQRAKVSNFFGRGIIAAAVIAGIAFVYSAVLPVVGEKITPYISIHGHEIRGGENLDLSAIEDILELDENAHLFNVSTREISKQIAKIEGVEKVRVNRRPFEQSLEIRITQRTPRYLFVINNELLWADRYGYLWASENIETRGNIPLIVGLRVFQSEFGRRIVPEDLKRLERTYLSVRGTGRNANNIRSMHFRDFGIVEFTASNISVPVRLNGTLRFGLDDFVVFEDILRRNRRAPVRYLDAFENVVYAR